One genomic segment of Pyruvatibacter mobilis includes these proteins:
- a CDS encoding YjhX family toxin, producing the protein MNLSRDEQRVLHALAQGGYIRHFRAISPSGRRQKITHIECMTRDGWLLSHCTLPIFDKLRRKRLIFSENGSPYRISRKGLTHVRARLDNR; encoded by the coding sequence ATGAACCTCTCCCGCGACGAGCAGCGCGTGCTGCACGCCCTGGCGCAGGGCGGCTATATCCGCCATTTCAGGGCCATCTCGCCTTCCGGCCGACGCCAGAAGATCACCCATATCGAATGCATGACCCGCGACGGCTGGCTGTTGAGCCACTGCACCCTGCCGATTTTCGACAAGCTGCGCCGGAAACGGCTCATTTTCTCGGAAAACGGCTCGCCCTACCGCATCTCCCGCAAGGGCCTGACCCATGTGCGGGCGCGGCTGGACAACAGGTGA